ATGAACAAGGGCCTGGAGGTCATCGAGGCCCACTACCTGTTCGACCTGCCTTATTCGGCCATCGACGTGGTGATCCACCCGCAGAGCGTGGTGCACGGGATCGCGGAGTTCCGGGACGGCAGCATGATCGCCCAGCTGGGCGTGCCGGACATGCGCCTGCCCATCCAGCTGGCACTGGCCTGGCCCGAGCGCCTTCCCTCCGGCGTGGAGCCGTTCCGGCTGGCCGATCCCTCGAAGCCCGCGCAGCTGACCTTCGAGCCGGTGGACCGGGAGTCCTTCCCTGCCCTGAACCTGGCCTACCGCGTGGGTCGCCTCGGGCGCACCTTCCCCGCTGTGATGAACGCGGCGAACGAGGTTGCGGTGATGGCCTTCCTGGACGGCAAGATCCCGCTGACGCGGGTGAGCGAGGTCGTGGCGGCCGTGGTGGAAGAGCACGAGCCGGCCACCGTGGTCTCCGTGGTCAGCCTGGACCGGGCGGATTCGTGGGCTCGCCAGCGCGCCGCCGAGGTCGCCGCGGAGCTCTGATCGAGGACCCCTGATGTCGGGAAGCCTGGGCATCGGCATCTTCGTCGTCGCCATCCTGGTGGTGATCCTGGTCCACGAGGCCGCCCACTTCGGCATGGCAAAGCTGTTCCGGATCAAGGTGGAGGAGTTCTTCATCGGGTTCGGGCCCAGGCTGTGGTCGTTCCGGCGAGGCGAGACGGAGTACGGGATCAAGGCCATCCCCGCCGGCGGCTACGTCCGGATCGCCGGGATGAACCCGTACGAGGAACCCACGCCGGAGGAGTATCCGCGCACGTTCGGGGCCAAGCCCATCTGGCAGCGCGCCCTGGTCATCTTCGCCGGGCCCGCCACGCACTTCGTGATCGCGCTGTTCGTGCTCGCGGCCTACTTTCTGTTCATCGGGTCGCCCACCAGGTTCGCGCCGGTGATCGACGGAGTGGTGGCGAGACTGAACGGTGCGCCGTCACCTGCGCGCGCGGCCGGCCTCCAGCCAGGGGACGTCGTACTCAGCGTGGACGGGATCGAGCACATCGCCTGCACACCGGACGGGTGCAACCAACTCGTGAATTACACGAGCCAGCGGGCCGGGCAAACGCTGACGATGGTCGTCCAGCGAGGCGACCGGCGCATCACCCTGCACGTCACACCGGTCCGGGTGAAAACGCAAGGGCAGGAGGTGGGGCGAATCGGCGTCGAGGTGGGTGGAGGCCCCATCCTGGCCCGTGACCGGCCGGGACTTGCCACGGCTGTCGCCACGGCGGGAACCGACGTCGGCAAGACCACCGTGGAGGTGGTGAAGAGCCTGGGCCGCGTGTTCGGTCCCCAGGGGCTCGGCCGTATCTTCGACCTCCTGTTCGGCGGTGCCCAGCGCAAGGCCACGGACGTGACCAGCGTGGTGGGGGTGGCCCGGGCCGCCGGCCAGGCCACCTCCTCGGGAGCGTTCGACGTGCTGTTCCTGTTGCTCGCCGGCATCAACGTCTTCGTGGGGGTGCTGAACCTGATCCCGCTGCCGCCGTTCGACGGGGGGCACCTCGCGGTGCTGGCCGTGGAGAAGGTCCGCGGCAAGAAGGTGGACATGCGCAAGCTGGTCCCGCTCACGGCGGTGGTGGCGGCGTTCCTGGTGCTGTTCATGGTGAGCGTGCTGTACCTGGACATCTTCAAGCCGCTCCCGAACCTGTTCCGCTAGCGCAAACGTGCTGGTACCGGCCGCGCCAGCACAGGATCTCCACATCTCGGTCGCTTGAGCGGAATGACCCCGGGCTACGATCAGGTGACCGTGACCGAACGAACCGTGCTCGTCGTGGACGACGAGGAAGCCATCGCCGAGGCCGTGCGGGCCCGCCTGCTGTCCGAGGGCTACCGCGTGGTGGTGGCCTCCAACGGCCCCCAGGCCATCGAGGCCACCCGCCGGGAGCGGCCCGACCTGGTGGTGCTGGACCTCATGCTCCCGGGCATGGACGGCCTGGAGGTGTGCCAGGAGATCCAGCGGGACGAATGGGTGCCCGTGCTGATGCTGACGGCCCGGACCGAGGAGGCCGACAAGGTGGCCGGGTTCGCCGTCGGGGCGGACGACTACCTGACCAAGCCGTTCAGCCTCCGCGAGCTGGTGGTCCGGGTCCGGGCCATCCTCCGGCGCAAGGAGCGCATGCAGCAGCCCGCCGGCCACGAGGCCATCTCCCGCGGCGACCTGCTGATCGACCCGGCCCGCCGCCGGGTCACCGTGGGCGGCGAGGAGGTCGGCCTCACGCCGCTCGAGTTCGAGATCCTGTACGCGCTGGCCCGCGACCCCGGCGTCGTGTTCACGCGGGAGCAGCTGATGGAGCGGGTGTGGGGCTACCGGGACTTCGCGGGCGGCCGGGTGGTGGACTCCCACGTCGCCCGAATCCGACGGAAGCTGGGGGAGGACGGCGCCGAGCCCCGGTTCATCCGGACGGTGCACGGGGTCGGGTACGCGCTGAAGGGGTCGCCGTCGTGAGCGAGGGACGGGCCAGGCCCTCCCGGCCCCTGGACCGGCTCCCCAGCATCCGGGCCAAGCTCGGCCTGGTGATCGTGTTCGCCGTCGGGATGACGGTCCTGCTGGTGTACCTGCTCCTCGGCTACGCGCTTCGGAACACCTCGCACGACACCGAGCGGCTCCAGTTGCTGCACACGGCCAGGCTGGCCGCGGAGTCCCGGCTGACGTCCGTCCCCGACGGGGTGACCGTGGTGTTCCTGGGCGCGAACGGCCATCGCTTCTCCGGGGGGCGCCCGGAGGTCACGCCGCCGCGGTACCTCGACGGCCAGGTCCACGAGGGTTCGAGCCGCGGCATCGACTACGTGGCGGTTCCCGTGGTGAAGGACGGCAAGCTGAGCGGCACCGCCTACGCGCTCCGGCCGTCGCCCGGCGAGGGCCTGTTCGGACGGATCGGCGCGACGTTCGGGTTCCTGCGGCGGCTGTGGTGGCAGCTGCTGGCGGGCGGGGCCATCGCCGCCGGCATCGCGCTGCTGCTGGCGCGCCTGCTGGCGATCGGCATGACCAGCCCGCTGCGGGAGATGGCCCGGGCTGCCGGGCAGATGGCCCAGGGCGAGTACGGCGTCCGGGTCGACTCGGACTCCCGGGACGAGGTCGGACAGCTGGCCCGGGTGTTCAACCGGATGAGCGCCGACCTCGAGCAGGTGGAACGGCTTCGCCGCGACCTGGTGGCCAACGTGTCCCACGAGCTGAAGACCCCCATCTCGGCGCTCCGCGCGCACCTGGAGAACCTGCTGGACGGGGTGGAGCAGCCCGACCGGGCCACCATCCAGATCATGCTCCAGCAGTCCGAGCGGCTGTCGCGGCTGGTGGACCAGCTCCTGGACCTGTCCCGCCTGGAGTCCGGCGACATCCCCATGGAGCGACGGGCCGTGGCCCTGCGGCCGCTGGCCGCGGAGGTGGCCTCGGAGGTCGGTGTGGCCCTGGGCGGCCGGGTCCGGATCGAGGTCGCCGTCCCCGAGGGCATCCCGCCGCTGTGGGCCGACCGCGAGCGCGTGCACCAGGTGCTGTTCAACCTGCTCGACAACGCGGTCCGGTTCACTCCACCGGAGGGAGTGGTCAGGGTGTCGGCAGTGCGGCGAGATGACGTCTGCGAGGTGTCCGTGGCCGACACCGGACCGGGCATCCCGCCGGAGCACCTGCCGCTGCTGTTCGAGCGGTTCTACCGGGTGGAATCGGCCCGTTCGCGGGGAGATGGCGGGACGGGCATCGGGCTGGCCATCGCCCGCTCCATCGTGGAGGCGCACGGCGGCCGGATCTGGGCGGAGAGCGAGGTGGGCAGGGGAAGCGTGTTCCGGTTCGAGCTGCCCCTGGCCCCGCCCGAGTCGGTTGGTGAACCGCCCGAGCTGCCGGCAGCCCGCGTTCACGACCCCGTCATGCAGACGACCACAGGAGGAACGACGTGAAGTCCGAGACCACGACCATCGACGTTCAGCCCGCCGAGCGGTTCGCCTACCACGACCTCACGGACGACCTCCGCCGAGCCGTCAAGGACGCTGGGGTCACCGACGGCATGGCGGTGGCGTTCTGTCCCCACACCACGTGCGCCCTGCTCATCAACGAGTGGGAGGACGGCGCCATGCAGGACTTCCGGGCGCGCCTGGAGAACCTGGTCCCCGACGACCTCTACTATGCCCACGACGACCTGGAACGGCGGACCCAGAACCTCCAGGACCCGCACGAGCGCCAGAACGGGCACGCCCACGTCAAGCAGATGCTCCTGTCCACCACCTCCCACGCCATCCCCGTCGCGGCGGGCGAGCCCCTCCTGGGCCGGTGGCAGCGCCTGCTGCTGGTCGAGCTGGACGAGCCGCACGAGCGGCAGGTCCTGTTCCACGTCTTCGGGGCCTGACCGGGATCTTCACCCCATCCGTAGACTGGAAGGCGACATGGCGATCGAACGACGGAAGTCCCGGCAGATCCGCGTGGGGTGGGTCGACGTGGGCGGGGACGCGCCCATCCGCGTGCAGTCCATGACCACCACCAAGACATCGGACGTGAACGCGACGCTCCAGCAGATGGCCTCGCTCGTGGCCGCGGGCGTCGACATCGTCCGGGTGGCGGTTCCGCACTGGGAGGACGCCGAGGCGCTCAAGACCATCGCCGAGCACGCCACCGTCCCCGTGGTGGCGGACATCCACTTCCAGTGGAAGTACGCCATGGCGGCGCTGGAGGCCGGCATCCACGGCCTGCGGATCAACCCCGGCAACATCAAGTACCAGGACAAGGTCAGGCTGATCGCCCACGAGGCCAAGGCGCGCGGCGTGCCGATCCGCATCGGCGTGAACGCCGGCTCGCTGGAGAAGGACCTCCTGGCGAAGTACGGGCGACCCTCGGCGGAGGCCCTGGTGGAGTCGGCGCTGAACGAGGCCCGCATCCTGGAGGACGAGGACTTCACCGACATCAAGATCTCCGTCAAGCATTCGAACCCGATCGAGATGATCCAGGCGTACCGCATGCTCGCCCAGCGGTGCGACTACCCGCTGCACCTGGGCGTCACCGAAGCGGGACCCATGCCGACGGGAGGCGTGAAGAGCGCGGTCGGGATCGGCACGTTGCTGGCAGAAGGCATCGGCGACACCATCCGGGTCTCCCTCACCGACGACCCCGTCGAGGAGGTCAAGGTCGGGAACTGGATCCTCCAGTCCCTGGGGCTGCGCAAGCGGGGGCTGGACCTGGTGGCCTGCCCCTCCTGCGGCCGGGCCGAGGTGAACGTTCTGGCGCTGACCAAGCAGGTGAACGAGGCCCTGGAGGCGAAGGGGCTGAAGGCCCCCATCCGCGTGGCCGTGATGGGCTGTGTGGTCAACGGGCCGGGCGAGGCCCGGGAGGCCGACCTCGGGATCGCCGCCGGCAACGGCTATGGCCAGCTCATCGTGGACGGCGAGGTCCGCGCGAACCGCATCCCCGAGGCCGAGATCGTGGGCGTCCTGGTGGCCGAGGCCGAGAAGATGGCCGCGGAGCGCGCGCTCGAGGCGGCCGGCGCCGACGCCGAGTAGCGCCGAGCGCCGAGCCGCATGAAGGAACCGGTCCTCGAAACCGAACGCCTGACCCTGCGCGAGCTGCACCCTGGCGACGTCGATGCTCTGTCGGAGGTGCTCGGCGACCCCTGGACCATGCGCTTCTATCCCCACCCGTTCTCCCGGGAGGAGGTCGTGGGCTGGATCGAGCGTGGGCTGGTGTCCTATCGAGCCAACGGGTTCTGGCTGTGGGCCGCGGTGCTGAAGGAAACGGGCCAGGTCATCGGAGACACCGGCCTCACCATCCAGACCGTCGACGGCGAGGACCTCGTCGAGGTGGGGTGGCACGTCCACCGCCGCTTCCAGCGCCAGGGCCTGGCCACCGAGGCCGGCCGGGCCTCCATCGACCACGGCTTCGGCACGCTGGGGCTCGACCGGATCATCTCCCTGATCCGGCCGGAGAACGTCCCCTCCTGGAAGGTGGCGGAGAAGCTCGGCATGCACGTGTGGAAGGAGACCGACCGCGCGCACCTCCGGCATCGCGTGTACCTGCTGGAGCGAGCGGACTGGGAGGCGTCCTCGCCCGGATCTCGCTCACGGTGAAATGCCCGCCGGGGAACCGGCCTCCGGTGGCAGGACCTCCATCCCGTCGCCGGACGTCCTAGAGGTCGCGCACGATCTGGACGGCCGGCCGGCCGGTGGCCCGGATCGCACCGACAGCGGCGAGGACGACGGCGCCGAGTGTCACCGCCGCCACGAGCCCCAGATAGGCCCACGGGACGAACAGATGCTCGGGCGGCGGGTCGAAGACCCCCGTCAGGATCTTCACCAGCACGAAGGAGACGCCCCAGCCGGCCAGCGCACCGAGCACGAGGCCGCCCGCCGTGACGAAGGCCGCCTCGCTCCACACGAACGCCGCGAGCTGCCCGGTTCGGGCCCCCAGGGCCGAGGCGATGGCGAACGTTCGCTGCCGCTCCGCCAGGCCCAGGGCTAGCACCAGGCCCGACGCCGCCGCCGCCAGCACGAACGCGAACCCCAGTTCCAGCCTGGTCAGCCCGGACAGGTCGATCGCCGTGAGGCCCGACCGCGTGATCCTGAGCTGGGTCACGACGTCCCGGACCGTGGCCCCCGAGGACGAACCGAGGAGGTGGCGGACCTCCCCGGCCACCGCCGGCGGGGAGCCCGAGGTGCGGACCAGCAGCGTCTGGAACGCCGGAGATCCCGTGGCCTTCGCCACGTACGAGGCGTTCGCCACCAGGAAGGAGTCGCTGGGGGCCGTGGGAAACTCCCGCACGATGCCTACGTAGTGGAACGGCACCACGTGGTAGGCGTGGTCGCTCCCGAACTGGAGGCGCAGCCGCAGCAGGTCGCCCGGCTGGAGCTGGAAGTCGTGGACCGTCTCGTCGGAGACCAGGACCGCGTCGGGCCGGGCGGCCAGCTGGGCCAGAACCCCCGCCGCGTGGCCTCCGGCGAAGAACGCGTCGGACATCGGCGTGGCCTGCCCGACGGCGGAGGGGTCGATGCCGTACAGGTCCTGAAGGTCGTTGCCCACGTACGCAAACCGGTGCTGCATGGGCTGCGCGGCTGCCACCACGGGGAGCCCCGCGACGGTCTGGGTCAGGTTCTGCGGCAGACCGGTTTCCGCTGCGGTCGTGACGGTCACATCGGCGCCGTTGGTGAGCTGGGCGTCGACCCGCGACTGCGCGGTGTACGTGGAGTTGAACACCGCCGTAGACACGGCGAAGGAGCCGGTGAGGGCCATGATCATGAGCCCGCGAGACAACAGTCGGCGCTGGCGGGACATCGAGGCCGCGACGACGCCGGAGAGGCCGTGGGCCACCGGCCGCGAGATGCGCGCGATGGCCTTCCTGCCCCTCACCAGCGTCCCGCTCGACAATCGCCAGGCGAACAGGGCGGACCCCACCCACAGCAGCAGGGGCGCCAGGAACGTGAAGTAGCTGACCGAGATGGTGGGAACGCCCTCGGGGGCCAGGACGACCCGGTAGCCGCTCCGCTCCACCTGCCAGAACAGGAGCCCCGCCCCGGCCAGGCACGCCACGTCGAGGTAGACCCGGGCCCACAGCGGCCGCCTGGCCACCCCGACCGACGCGCGGGCCTCTCGCACCGTGATGGACCGGGCGTCACGCCATGCCGGCACGAGCACGGCGAGGAACGCGAGGACGAGCCCGGCGATGGCGGCGATCACCACCCACAGCAGCGCCTGCGCGGAGGTGCCCCCGAACCGGATCGAGCCGAATGCCAGCGATCCGGCCAGGGCGGCGGCACCCAGCCCGGCCGCCACGCCCACAACGCCGACCAGCCCGGCTTCCACCGCTGACAGGGCGAGGATGGTCTTCGGCCGAGCGCCCCGGATGCGCAGGAGGGCCTGCTCGGCCCGGCGCCGTTCCCCGCCGGCCGCCCCGATCACCCACGTCAGCAGCGCGGCCAGGACGGCGCCCGGCACCCCCAGGAACAGGAACAGGAGCTGCGCATAGAGCGCGTCCTGGCGGGCCGCGTCGAGCTGGGCCCCGAGGTTGTTCCCCACCGTCGCCCCGCCCGCCAGCCGGGCCTCGAGGTTCCGGGCCCGGGCCAGCAGGTCGTCGAACGCGGCCGCCGGATCGGGCGGGAGGGCGGGGGAGAGATCCACGTGGTACTGAAGACGAACGGCCGACGGGTTCGAGCGGGCCACGGGGTCGAACAGGCGATGCCACTCCGCGGCGGGCAGGAGGAGGACGTTGTCCGGGGGAGCCTGCGGGGCCGACCCGGCCGGCGTGCCGATGGCCTGGAACAGCGAGTCCGCGGCGGGAAGGTCCACGATCCCGTCGACCCTCAGCAGGGCGGGGTTCGTGCCGGGGCGGCCCACGGCGACTTCGGAACCCACCCCGGCGTGGAGGTTCGCCGCGGTCTGCTGGGCCAGGAGCACGCCGTCTTGGGCGCCCACCAGGAATCGGATCTCGCCGGGAAACGCGCTGGCGTACCCGGCCGGGAGCCCCAGGACCTTGCCGGGCCCGGTGGTCTGCACGCTGCCACCCGTCTTCGCCTTGAACCCGGTGGTGTCGGCGAACCCGACCGGGAGGCTCCGCACGACCCCCTGCGCCGAGGCGATGACACGGCCGGCCTTCACCGGATCCGTTCCGGGCGTCAGCTGGACCTGCCAGTCGACGGGGACCCCCATCGCGGCGCGCTCGGTCATCTGCGCCTTGCTCGCCGCGAAGAACGTCCCCAGGGACCCCAGGAACGCCACGGCCAGGGCCACGCCGAGGGCGGTCCCGGCCAGGCGGGCCGGTCGCCGGCGGACCAGGCCCCACAGCCAGGTCAGCGCGAGCGTGCGACCACCCCCGTGTCCAGCTGTCCGTCCTGGAGGCTCCACCGGAGCGGAAGCCGCTCGGCCACGGTTCGGTCGTGGGTCGCTACCAGCAGCGCGGCGCCCAGGGCCCCGGCCCGCCCGAGCATCTCGTCGACGACCCGTTGCCCCGTCCCGCGGTCTTGCTGGCCGGTCGGCTCGTCCGCGAGGATGATCCTGGGCCTGCCCACCAGGGCCCGGGCCACCGAGGCCCGCTGGGCCTGCCCCCCGGAGAGCTCCTCCGGGAGCTTGCTGGCCACGGCGGCGAGGTCGAGCCGCTCGATCATGGC
This genomic stretch from Actinomycetota bacterium harbors:
- a CDS encoding FtsX-like permease family protein: MEPPGRTAGHGGGRTLALTWLWGLVRRRPARLAGTALGVALAVAFLGSLGTFFAASKAQMTERAAMGVPVDWQVQLTPGTDPVKAGRVIASAQGVVRSLPVGFADTTGFKAKTGGSVQTTGPGKVLGLPAGYASAFPGEIRFLVGAQDGVLLAQQTAANLHAGVGSEVAVGRPGTNPALLRVDGIVDLPAADSLFQAIGTPAGSAPQAPPDNVLLLPAAEWHRLFDPVARSNPSAVRLQYHVDLSPALPPDPAAAFDDLLARARNLEARLAGGATVGNNLGAQLDAARQDALYAQLLFLFLGVPGAVLAALLTWVIGAAGGERRRAEQALLRIRGARPKTILALSAVEAGLVGVVGVAAGLGAAALAGSLAFGSIRFGGTSAQALLWVVIAAIAGLVLAFLAVLVPAWRDARSITVREARASVGVARRPLWARVYLDVACLAGAGLLFWQVERSGYRVVLAPEGVPTISVSYFTFLAPLLLWVGSALFAWRLSSGTLVRGRKAIARISRPVAHGLSGVVAASMSRQRRLLSRGLMIMALTGSFAVSTAVFNSTYTAQSRVDAQLTNGADVTVTTAAETGLPQNLTQTVAGLPVVAAAQPMQHRFAYVGNDLQDLYGIDPSAVGQATPMSDAFFAGGHAAGVLAQLAARPDAVLVSDETVHDFQLQPGDLLRLRLQFGSDHAYHVVPFHYVGIVREFPTAPSDSFLVANASYVAKATGSPAFQTLLVRTSGSPPAVAGEVRHLLGSSSGATVRDVVTQLRITRSGLTAIDLSGLTRLELGFAFVLAAAASGLVLALGLAERQRTFAIASALGARTGQLAAFVWSEAAFVTAGGLVLGALAGWGVSFVLVKILTGVFDPPPEHLFVPWAYLGLVAAVTLGAVVLAAVGAIRATGRPAVQIVRDL
- a CDS encoding response regulator transcription factor; the protein is MTPGYDQVTVTERTVLVVDDEEAIAEAVRARLLSEGYRVVVASNGPQAIEATRRERPDLVVLDLMLPGMDGLEVCQEIQRDEWVPVLMLTARTEEADKVAGFAVGADDYLTKPFSLRELVVRVRAILRRKERMQQPAGHEAISRGDLLIDPARRRVTVGGEEVGLTPLEFEILYALARDPGVVFTREQLMERVWGYRDFAGGRVVDSHVARIRRKLGEDGAEPRFIRTVHGVGYALKGSPS
- a CDS encoding RIP metalloprotease — translated: MSGSLGIGIFVVAILVVILVHEAAHFGMAKLFRIKVEEFFIGFGPRLWSFRRGETEYGIKAIPAGGYVRIAGMNPYEEPTPEEYPRTFGAKPIWQRALVIFAGPATHFVIALFVLAAYFLFIGSPTRFAPVIDGVVARLNGAPSPARAAGLQPGDVVLSVDGIEHIACTPDGCNQLVNYTSQRAGQTLTMVVQRGDRRITLHVTPVRVKTQGQEVGRIGVEVGGGPILARDRPGLATAVATAGTDVGKTTVEVVKSLGRVFGPQGLGRIFDLLFGGAQRKATDVTSVVGVARAAGQATSSGAFDVLFLLLAGINVFVGVLNLIPLPPFDGGHLAVLAVEKVRGKKVDMRKLVPLTAVVAAFLVLFMVSVLYLDIFKPLPNLFR
- a CDS encoding GNAT family N-acetyltransferase; protein product: MKEPVLETERLTLRELHPGDVDALSEVLGDPWTMRFYPHPFSREEVVGWIERGLVSYRANGFWLWAAVLKETGQVIGDTGLTIQTVDGEDLVEVGWHVHRRFQRQGLATEAGRASIDHGFGTLGLDRIISLIRPENVPSWKVAEKLGMHVWKETDRAHLRHRVYLLERADWEASSPGSRSR
- the ispG gene encoding flavodoxin-dependent (E)-4-hydroxy-3-methylbut-2-enyl-diphosphate synthase: MAIERRKSRQIRVGWVDVGGDAPIRVQSMTTTKTSDVNATLQQMASLVAAGVDIVRVAVPHWEDAEALKTIAEHATVPVVADIHFQWKYAMAALEAGIHGLRINPGNIKYQDKVRLIAHEAKARGVPIRIGVNAGSLEKDLLAKYGRPSAEALVESALNEARILEDEDFTDIKISVKHSNPIEMIQAYRMLAQRCDYPLHLGVTEAGPMPTGGVKSAVGIGTLLAEGIGDTIRVSLTDDPVEEVKVGNWILQSLGLRKRGLDLVACPSCGRAEVNVLALTKQVNEALEAKGLKAPIRVAVMGCVVNGPGEAREADLGIAAGNGYGQLIVDGEVRANRIPEAEIVGVLVAEAEKMAAERALEAAGADAE
- a CDS encoding secondary thiamine-phosphate synthase enzyme YjbQ, with amino-acid sequence MKSETTTIDVQPAERFAYHDLTDDLRRAVKDAGVTDGMAVAFCPHTTCALLINEWEDGAMQDFRARLENLVPDDLYYAHDDLERRTQNLQDPHERQNGHAHVKQMLLSTTSHAIPVAAGEPLLGRWQRLLLVELDEPHERQVLFHVFGA
- a CDS encoding ATP-binding protein, encoding MSEGRARPSRPLDRLPSIRAKLGLVIVFAVGMTVLLVYLLLGYALRNTSHDTERLQLLHTARLAAESRLTSVPDGVTVVFLGANGHRFSGGRPEVTPPRYLDGQVHEGSSRGIDYVAVPVVKDGKLSGTAYALRPSPGEGLFGRIGATFGFLRRLWWQLLAGGAIAAGIALLLARLLAIGMTSPLREMARAAGQMAQGEYGVRVDSDSRDEVGQLARVFNRMSADLEQVERLRRDLVANVSHELKTPISALRAHLENLLDGVEQPDRATIQIMLQQSERLSRLVDQLLDLSRLESGDIPMERRAVALRPLAAEVASEVGVALGGRVRIEVAVPEGIPPLWADRERVHQVLFNLLDNAVRFTPPEGVVRVSAVRRDDVCEVSVADTGPGIPPEHLPLLFERFYRVESARSRGDGGTGIGLAIARSIVEAHGGRIWAESEVGRGSVFRFELPLAPPESVGEPPELPAARVHDPVMQTTTGGTT